From the Candidatus Omnitrophota bacterium genome, one window contains:
- a CDS encoding TIGR02206 family membrane protein, whose amino-acid sequence MRHVHPFALWGADHLTALGLVLAAIAALIIVAPSLRRQQDLPLRRACALLLLANEAGSLAWAAAHGHVRVPLQLCDLAAFLTIWSLWSVQPWACELAYFWGLAGSTQALLTPDLPWGFPDYWWIKFFATHGGVVIGVVYLAASGRVAPSGGSVWRVWLITNGYVALAGIVNWLWGTNYGYLSHKPMHPSLLDAFGPWPWYILAMDLAALGLFLLCYTPFINHKEGRWQRASARRS is encoded by the coding sequence ATGAGGCATGTTCACCCGTTTGCGCTGTGGGGGGCGGATCATCTCACGGCGCTCGGCCTCGTCCTGGCAGCCATCGCCGCCCTCATCATCGTAGCACCGTCGCTGCGCAGGCAGCAGGATCTGCCGCTGCGCCGCGCGTGCGCGCTGCTGCTCTTGGCGAATGAGGCCGGAAGCCTAGCGTGGGCGGCGGCCCACGGGCACGTGCGCGTGCCGCTGCAACTGTGCGACTTGGCCGCTTTCCTGACGATTTGGTCCCTGTGGAGCGTGCAGCCATGGGCGTGCGAGCTGGCCTACTTTTGGGGATTGGCCGGCAGCACGCAAGCGCTGCTCACACCGGATCTGCCATGGGGCTTTCCCGATTATTGGTGGATCAAATTTTTCGCCACCCACGGCGGCGTCGTCATCGGCGTCGTGTATCTGGCGGCGAGCGGCCGCGTCGCGCCCAGCGGCGGATCGGTCTGGCGAGTATGGCTCATCACCAATGGCTATGTCGCGCTCGCGGGGATCGTCAACTGGCTCTGGGGCACGAACTACGGATATCTTTCGCATAAGCCGATGCATCCGAGCCTGTTGGACGCTTTCGGCCCATGGCCCTGGTACATCCTCGCCATGGATTTGGCAGCCCTCGGGCTGTTCCTCTTGTGCTATACTCCTTTCATTAACCACAAGGAGGGCAGATGGCAGCGCGCATCGGCACGTCGGTCGTGA
- a CDS encoding deoxyribonuclease IV — MHVPIAGGLHKALAWAGTTGCTTIQIFSRSPRGGKAPPILPQVAADFTRQRLALGIEPLAIHAPYIINLASPEPAKWTWFVEHYGQEYARAVALGATYLVTHVGSHRGEGETEGIARVAAAINKTLASSDGKVIILLENTAGSGQGLGYTVEQLAAIRAGVKEQARVGICLDTAHLFASGYAIHTPEGLEDTIAAFQRAVGMEHLKLIHLNDSKVPFGSRVDRHWHIGKGHIGLPAFRRIVNHPRLQDVPFILETPKATAADDIKNLTTVRRLARSLGPSAPRPRGRA, encoded by the coding sequence GTGCACGTGCCGATTGCAGGGGGGCTCCACAAGGCGCTGGCGTGGGCCGGGACGACCGGCTGCACTACGATCCAAATCTTCAGCCGCAGCCCGCGCGGCGGCAAGGCCCCGCCGATTCTTCCCCAGGTCGCCGCAGACTTTACCCGCCAGCGGCTCGCCTTAGGGATCGAGCCGCTCGCCATCCACGCGCCCTACATTATTAATTTGGCCTCGCCTGAGCCGGCTAAGTGGACATGGTTTGTCGAACATTACGGTCAAGAGTACGCGCGAGCGGTCGCGCTTGGCGCGACGTACTTGGTGACCCATGTCGGTAGCCATCGAGGAGAAGGGGAAACCGAAGGCATCGCGCGCGTTGCCGCGGCCATCAACAAGACGCTGGCATCGTCCGATGGAAAGGTCATCATTTTACTCGAGAACACCGCCGGCTCAGGCCAAGGGCTCGGCTACACCGTTGAGCAGTTGGCGGCGATCCGCGCCGGCGTGAAGGAGCAAGCGCGTGTGGGCATTTGCCTTGATACCGCCCATCTGTTTGCATCCGGCTATGCGATTCATACGCCCGAAGGGCTGGAAGACACGATCGCAGCCTTTCAACGCGCCGTCGGGATGGAACATCTCAAGCTGATTCATCTCAATGACTCGAAGGTGCCGTTCGGCTCGCGGGTGGATCGCCATTGGCACATCGGCAAAGGCCATATCGGCCTGCCAGCCTTCCGCCGCATTGTCAATCATCCAAGACTTCAGGACGTCCCCTTCATCCTTGAAACACCAAAAGCCACTGCAGCAGATGATATCAAGAATCTTACAACCGTCAGACGGCTCGCTAGATCCCTCGGCCCCTCGGCCCCTCGGCCACGTGGTCGCGCATGA